The following are from one region of the Salvia hispanica cultivar TCC Black 2014 chromosome 1, UniMelb_Shisp_WGS_1.0, whole genome shotgun sequence genome:
- the LOC125199472 gene encoding pectin acetylesterase 8-like, which yields MEALTLIFLLTGYHSKESLTQIVYLIPFYDWHKVFVHYCDGSLFLSDDDQVDPANNFTFRGGRIYTAIMEELLNKGTGNAHNAILTGFSAGGLSTILHCDRFQALFPNNIRVKEGELANQLESHFAGVIAANELRSLLPRSCTSKRDPNLCLFAEYLVEDVATPLFIAESAFDTFQIGYNFILTVPGLDPKQWENCSRSLELCNATQIGIIKEFGPIFKKTLMKLNNSSSRGSVGKAIGD from the exons atgGAAGCACTGACATTGATTTTCCTATTAACGGGCTACCATTCAAAGGAATCCTTGACTCAGATAGTCTATCTAATCCCG ttcTACGATTGGCATAAAGTTTTTGTTCACTACTGTGATGGCTCATTGTTTTTGTCCGATGACGACCAAGTTGATCCT GCTAACAACTTTACATTCCGAGGTGGGAGGATCTATACTGCTATAATGGAGGAGCTGCTTAACAAAGGAACGGGGAATGCTCACAAT GCTATCTTGACGGGTTTCTCAGCAGGTGGATTGAGCACAATCCTACATTGTGATAGATTCCAAGCCCTGTTTCCGAATAATATCAGAGTCAA GGAAGGTGAATTGGCAAACCAATTAGAAAGCCATTTTGCTGGAGTGATTGCTGCAAAT GAACTTAGATCATTATTGCCTAGATCATGCACATCTAAGAGGGACCCAAATTTG tgtCTTTTTGCCGAGTATTTGGTTGAAGATGTTGCCACTCCACTCTTTATAGCTGAATCAGCTTTTGATACGTTCCAA ATTGGATACAACTTCATATTAACTGTTCCTGGTCTGGATCCAAAACAATGGGAAAATTGCTCACGTTCCTTGGAGCTGTGCAATGCTACACAAATAGGAATAATAAAAG AGTTTGGACCTATTTTCAAGAAGACATTAATGAAACTCAATAACTCTTCGAGTAGAGGG AGTGTAGGAAAAGCTATTGGTGATTGA